The DNA region gagagagagagaaaaaacactTACTTCTCTACTGCTCAAAATACACCAATATAAGAGACCAGTTCTTTACAAAGATCTCTTAACTTTAGGACACTGAAGGATGAGGATAAGATGGTAATTATTCTGGGCGAGAACAGCGACACTGCACTCCCAGCTGCTGAATATATCACAGTGTCCTGAGCAGAGACAGGACCAGTAAAACCACAATGTTTAaacaaacgagagagagagagagagagagagagagagagagagagagagagagagagagaggcgatcTGCTTCCATTACACAGACACAAACTCCATTAAATCATGCAGGCATGACGTGTGTACAAATAAGAATCTTTATATGTGtcggtgtctgtctgtctgatgcAGGAAGTGCAGGAACGGACAGGCAGGGCGGTGGACTCACCAGCAGCGGGGGAGGCGATGGTCCAGGGGCAAAAGGCACTCGTCCCCACATTTTAATGACCTCTCCCAAGGGCTGGAAGCCCTCGTCACAGCCTCTCTTCACCAGGAGGGTCATGGTGAAATACCCGGCTTGAAACCACTCTGCCATCTCCTGGGTCGTGAAGGGtcctggggggggtgggggggggcaaaGCAGGGTGAGTATCAACCGTCCTTAACCCTGACCCCACCCCTagctccaaccccaaccccaacccctagCTTCAACCCAACCCCTAACCCAATAATGGTCCGGAGCAGCGCTGAGGCTCCCGCTCCCCTCGGCGCTGTACCTTGGATCTCTCCCTGCGGATCTTTGTAGAACCACTTCATGGCTGCCTCGTGTGACAGAGGCAGCGCAGCAGCCGTGTTCCTGCTCTCCCGCATGGTCTGGGTGAAGCGCTCCTCCTCCAGGGAGTTCTCCTGCAGGGAAGCCACCATCTTCTCCGCCTCctgcacaaaaacacacacatggaaaAGCGCGTCTCAAACTGCAGTGCGTGCCACCAAAAACAAGCTTGCCATTTCAATGCAGTACAGCAATACTGGACCAGAGGGGTTTCTGGGGATCCGGCAACTTGCatttatttaagattttaaaagatttgtagatgaacattttatttaatgtcGTGTAATGAAAGAGACTTTTAAGAGAGATATCATTTGAATATGTTTACTAGATGCCATgatagtagtatttcatgttagatttggaaaggtcacattttttaaaatgtcagttttttgttttatggaaaaccacaaagctctggtgtgcaattcaatatgttaatgtagcattattcagcaggtttcaatcgactttatgaagcaaaattagttaattctatagggcgatgtgtgtatctatatattgataatatgtatgcatgtgtgtctgtATGGTGTGTGTGGAGTGCTGTGGGATCCTTgtaatgaaaggcgctatattgtTGCAATTGGGTGGGGGTTTACCTGTTGCAGGTGGCTCATCCCGTCCTCGTCCTCGTTGTCCCCCCCAGTGGTGAAATGGATAGCagcagaggaggaggggggggaggaggaggaagagagggtGGAGGAGGTGCCGGGACTGAGCTGGGCAGCCACCACCCCGAGGGACCCACACtctatatgagagagagagagagagagagagagagagagagagagaggctacaATTACCAGTGATATCAAggatggaaaaaataaataaatactgtcattgccaattattattattattatttatttcttagcagatgcccttatccagggcgacttacaattgttacacgatatcacattatttttacatacaattccccatttatacagttgggtttttactggagcaatctaggtaaagtaccttgctcaagggtacagcagcagtgtcccccccccccacctgggattgaaccctcaaccctccagtcaagattccagagccctaaccactactccacactgctgctgtactgttTTGTGCACACCGATGCAGGGATgagaataagactcctattgcacagcagtttcacccattccaggtttttaagccaataattggtgcaattgaGTAACTGAGcactcagttgaaatgaaaaccagcagacccagtagctctccaggtcTGGGGTTGCAGACCCCTTgggtacaggtaacaagctcaggtgtctctcATTACATTCATAGTAAATAGTAACGCGTctcataagacacacctgagcttgttgcctatacacactATGGGGCtaaatcaagctggtagtaaaacctggaatgggtaaaacatGGCTgggaaatgacaaaaataccctGCAAGAAAAATAAGAGTATGCAGGCCACTTGAGGGACAGAACTGAGTCCTCGTACCTTCAGAGGGTAGCTTGATTCCCTTGGCAGCGGGGGGGGCGGTGTCCAGCGGGTCTGGCCGAGCCGGTGGGGGGGTCTCCAGCTCCCCGGGAGACAGGGAGCTCTGTCCGGGGGTCACGGACActgtgggaggggaggggggcgcGGGACAGTTCACAGCACtgtccagcacacacacagcagcaaccTGCCCATctgaggagagagaaagaaagaaagaaagaaagaaagaaagaaagaaagaaagaagagattTAATGACCCGAAGTACAGACTCTCCACAGCCTCTATTCAGCGCTCTAGTTTTTACAGCCAAATCCCAGCGCTGCACTTCCTttcctgttgaaaaaaaactaattttcctACCTTTCTCGGGGGAGTCCTTCCGTTCCGGCTCAGAGCCGTATTCCCTGGAATCTTTCCTGCCTTCGGGatgctcctcctcttcctccacgcCTTGGAAttccagctcctgctcctccgGGATCGGATCCTTCGAGCTCTTCTGGGAAAAAATTAGAACaattcatacttttttttttttctttttcccctgTGCTTTTAAAAATCGACCCTTTCATAAATCGCACGTTTGGTTTGCGGATTGCTCCTCATTCAAGGTGAGCGCACAGATGTTCTGCAGACGGAAAGaaaactcctgttgcacagcagtgtcacccagtccaggttttactaccagcttgatcagcctcagtgtgtctagctaacaagttcaggtgtgtcttattaaactcctagtgaaaccaggaatggatcaaactgctacgtgTTGAAGCTGAgatgaaccccaggactgggtgcagcagcagcagcagcagcagggctagtgtgagtttgtaaccctgctcaaactcctggctcctgatcatttcaatattaataataataataacagacttcattgaggggagctctgaaccccaggactgggtgcagcagcagcagcagcagcagggctagtgtgagtttgtaaccctgctcaaactcctggctcctgatcatttcaatattaataataataacagacttcattgaggggagctctgaaccccaggactgggtgcagcagcagcagcagggtagtgtgagtttgtaaccctgctcaaactcctggctcctgatcatttcaatattaataataataataacagacttcattgaggggagctctgaaccccaggactgggtgcagcagcagcagcagcagcagcagggctagtgtgagtttgtaaccctgctcaaactcctggctcctgatcatttcaatattaataataataacagacttcattgaggggagttctgagcCCCAGGACTGGTTACGGGTCTCAATCTCTGCGAGAGGAACCCCAGGAGGGAGGGTCTGTCCCGTACCTTGAAGGACATGAAGGCTCCAGAGGAGTCGAAAGTCCCCATCTCGTCATCCTCGTCGTCCATGCACCACTCCGGCAGCCCGTCCCTGTCCTCCTCGAAGCCCTCGCTGTTCACACGCAGCCTCCGGGGCCCCCGCTCCTCACCGTGCTCCCGGAAATCGAAATCGAACTTCCGCCTCCGCTCCCCGACGTGCTCCCGCCAGCCCGCGGACCTGGGACCCCCGTctggggagaggagagacacgggttcaaaaataaataaaaacagccagtgcagaaagacgggccagcgTAAAGCCGTCGCTACACTTAATTTGCTTTAAAAACGAAAGCATTGAACAAAATCGAACAAACAATTAATATCACGACTCTAAAAGTATCAATTCGAATTCCTTCGAAAGAATTGCAAATcgattttaaaaaattaaattggaatggggctctcgagtggcgtcccgcgctctatagcctggagatcacaggttcgaatccaggctatgtcattgccgactgtggcccgggggttcctagggggtgacgcacaattggccgagcgccgcccgggtagggagggactgggtcggcaggggaatcctcAGTTCACGGTGCACCAGCaccccctgtggctgacagggcgcctgcggttctgcagtggagccgttcagatctgtgttgtcctccggcactataggtctgatggcttcactgtggatccgcagtgcgaaaaatgacagattggcaggaacagGTTTCgaaggacgcgtgttccagcctccgccCCCCCCCCAgtcgccgggggggggggggggggctacagcGGTGAaccgagaagaaaaaaaaaatcccaaattaGAGAGAAAACCGGGGTTaaaaccattggcgatgactaaataaataaaaaaaaaaaatggattggaattttaaaaaaaaaagcagttactGACCCTGACCCTGAGAAGCCGACATGACAGATGGTTCTCTCACCGTCTCTGCGGACCCCCGCTAGTCTCCAGCTGCTCCCGCCCCCTTCgaccgcctcctcctcctcctgctcctcccgCAGGGTGCGCCAGTTCTCGCTGTCCGAGCGCGTGTATTCCTTGCGGACCCCCGGCGCCGCCACCTCCTCAAAGCCCACCCGGACTGCAGAGACACAAAGAAAAACCACCAACGCTAGCTGTCAACCAAACGCCTGGGGTCAACGCAGCTGCAGTCGAACCTGGGCAACCCTGCGTTTTAATTGGATCTGCAATTCTAATTACCAGATCATTgatcgatcaatcaatcaatcaatcaattaatcacacCCCTTTCCAAGCATAAATCATTTGCaggtccatgttttttttttattaaacattcagCCAACATTCTTCTTggatttttcaaactttttttttagtgaCCCCCCCACCCCTGCCCCcccattatttgtttttttttttaaaaaaaaacctctaatatatttctgtatttgtgcCTGCGATTATTGCTTGGGAGAAaaaactgtgtctgtctgtgtctgtgtggagCTTGGTGTTACTTTTGAGTGCCATTGTAATTAAAATTCCAATTACCGCAGCGTAATTAATTGAACAACAAAGCTTTGGAATTGGaactgcaatttcagcaaacgAATTCTGCTGTAAATGTAATCAGAACGGACCCCAGGGTCTGCTGTGTTAACAGGCTCACTGGAGCAGCTCTGACACTGAATGTGAACCCAGAATCAGTCTCTCAATACAACAATCACAATATTATATCATATACAATCAGGGCTTCtgattctctccccccccccccccccgactcttCTACTCTCCTGTAATAATTAAATTGCTAAGTCAGTCGTGTTTCTCAATCagcactgagaaacacagagTGTAACAGTAAAATTGATTTCGTGGATCAACTATAAAACTGGCtttaatttgtcatttaaaaTGACGAAATAATAACGAAATAATAATTCGAGCAGCACCACAGCAAAAGAAGCTGGTTTTGGAACAGCTCAACTAAAATTAGGTCAGTCAGTTTAACCCTAatgcttgtattaaaaaaaaaaaaaaacatcaaaattaGCATGcagtacgaaaaaaaaaaaaatgcattttaaaatcacataGTTACCAATTTTGGAGACAACAGAGAGCGCAGTCTTCTCTTCATTCCTCTGGTCTAATAAAAATTATTAAACAAGCCTTTTTATACCTAACCTAGGGTTACATCATCCTGCAACATTTCTTTTGTAACTTTTCAGCATTACAGCTGGATATCCTTTCGGTTCTTCTAATAAACATGCTCACAATCCATGCattagagacacacacagtgctaatGTATATTACTACAAGAGATTACAAGCCACTGACACCCTCCACGTATCACACCCCACATAAAAAACGGGTTTCCTGAGCAGTAACTTTTTCACAAGCTGGTCTTTTTAACACTGAGATTAAGGAAAGACGCAGACAAAGCATACAGCCGTGGCCAAACGTTTTTGGATCACctagagttttaggattgagacaggatactgtaaaaaaaaaaaaaaaaaactacatgaacataatttagatattttatttaacatcaggtaatcaaaataaactacacaattaaaaaaataaaaaagtctactggaagccataacagggcagcagtgtggagtagtggttagggctctggattcttgaccggagggtcgtgggttcaatcccaggtgggggacactgctgctgtacccttgagcaaggtactttacctagattgctccagtaaaaacccaactgtataaatggggaattgtatgtaaaaataatgtgatatcttgtaacaattgtaagtcgccctggataagggcgtctgctaagaaataaataataataataataataataataataataataataatagtagcgattagtatttcatgttagatttccagaaggtcacatttttaaatgtagtttttcaCTCTGTGGAAAAcactacaaagcgctggtgtgtggttcaatatgttaacgtgacatcattccagcaggtttcattcgactttatgaagcataaTGAGTTCATTCAATAcagagggtgatgctaaacttttggccagagctgtagcaaCGTATACACAATAATAGACTAACATTATAGAAGGAAAGCCTACGCCTGTTTTACACCAGAATCAATCTTACCTGCATCTCTTCGAATCGGCTTTTCAAACCTTCTTTCTCCTCTgcgtaaagaaaaaacacaaaaacgcaCAACGTCAGCTTCAGAACTCGAGCTGCGCGAACCCATTATTCCACTGTCCGgagttttctctctctccctccccctcctcaggACGAGGGAAACGAGCGAAGACACAGCTGCTTGAAAAATccgcaacttttttttttttttttataagagcaAAGAACGATTAAAAAAAGGTCaagttaagcaaattattagcTCAGTTAAAGGGtttggttaattaaaaaaaatcgaGCGCTCGGTTGGAACTAAAACCAGAAGACAATGGGGTCTGGAGGACcggtttgggaagccctgctctcTCGTAAAGCACAGCATGaatttgtaattttaaatgtttttttttttttttcgtatggTTCTGGCAAGTTACGGAAAGCAACTGCTGAACACAtccccaaaacaagcaaacacaggAGCGCACCTGTCGTCCCAGCTCTGGCTCCTGTGAATCTCCCTGCCGCTGCGGCTGAACCCCACTTCACCGTCTTCAATACTTCTTTGGTAGAAACTGCCGTCGCCTCGGCCGCGACCTGCACACACAGGTCAGAGTCACACAGGGTTACAAATCATTTCACAAGGAGACCGGGTGGGACACCGTTCACTGAACTGGGTCGggaccccaccccaccccaccccaccccaccccacccaaaaaaaaaacgaTGCTGAATTACACAGAGGCGCTGGATTAGACAGGCTTCTGGCTCACCGAAGAACCAGCGTGGATAATTCTGCGTGGCTCGGTGGTCTACTGGTTAAAGAAAACGGGCTTGATaccaaatcccagctcagctgtgtgtgcgtgaccctgagcaagtcactgaacctccttgtgctccgtccttcggatgagacataaaacaaacgagctcctattggaagtgactctgcagcagcagcagcagcagttgatgcagagttcaccccccagtctctgtgagtcgcttaggataaaagcgtctgctaaaattactaattactaataataataataatttgtttagcagacacctttatccaaggcgacttacaaagactcgggtgtgtgaactatgcatcagctgcagagtcacttacaactacgtctcacccgaaagacggagcacaaggaggttcagtgacttgctcagggtcacacaatgagtcactggctgaggtgggatttgaaccagggacctcctggttacaagcccttttctttaaccactggaccacacagcctccttatattattataataataataataataataataataataataataataataataataaaaaataatcacacacacacacaggagttgTGCCAGCGCCCAGGCGGGACTCACCTCTCCCTCCTCTTGTGGTTCCCCTCCCCCTGGCCACTCCCCCTGGGATCACCGCCCCCCCTTTCCCCATCAGCCTCAGCACAGCCACACTGTTAACAGACATCGAGAAGttcctctgaaaaaaaaaaacaaagagagtcAAAACACACTCAATATTTTTTCATCATCAGGAGCCTCAAATGTGAAATTTTATATTcgctacttttattattattattatttatttcttatcagacgcccttatccagggcgacttacaactgttacaagatatcacatttttatttttacatacaattacattatttttacatataaaattacccgtttatacagttggattttttactggagcaatctaagtaaagtaccttgctcaagggtacagcagcagtgtcccccacctgggattgaacccacgaccctccggtcaagagtccagagccctaaccactactccacactgctgctccagattGCAGAAAATCACTTCCATGCCCCCGCCCAGGCTTTctaaccccctcctctctc from Acipenser ruthenus unplaced genomic scaffold, fAciRut3.2 maternal haplotype, whole genome shotgun sequence includes:
- the LOC131731600 gene encoding GRB10-interacting GYF protein 1-like isoform X3 (The sequence of the model RefSeq protein was modified relative to this genomic sequence to represent the inferred CDS: added 190 bases not found in genome assembly), with the translated sequence MASLELQSLTEERKMAAETLNFGPEWLRALSSGGSVTSPPPSPAMPKYKLAEYRYGREEMLALYVKENKFPEEMQDKEFAAILQEEPLQPLALVPLTEEEQRNFSMSVNSVAVLRLMGKGGAVIPGGVARGRGTTRGGRGRGRGDGSFYQRSIEDGEVGFSRSGREIHRSQSWDDRGERRFEKPIRRDAVRVGFEEVAAPGVRKEYTRSDSENWRTLREEQEEEEAVEGGGSSWRLAGVRRDDGGPRSAGWREHVGERRRKFDFDFREHGEERGPRRLRVNSEGFEEDRDGLPEWCMDDEDDEMGTFDSSGAFMSFKKSSKDPIPEEQELEFQGVEEEEEHPEGRKDSREYGSEPERKDSPEKDGQVAAVCVLDSAVNCPAPPSPPTVSVTPGQSSLSPGELETPPPARPDPLDTAPPAAKGIKLPSEECGSLGVVAAQLSPGTSSTLSSSSSPPSSSAAIHFTTGGDNEDEDGMSHLQQEAEKMVASLQENSLEEERFTQTMRESRNTAAALPLSHEAAMKWFYKDPQGEIQGPFTTQEMAEWFQAGYFTMTLLVKRGCDEGFQPLGEVIKMWGRVPFAPGPSPPPLLGNMDQERLKKQQELAAAALYLQQQQQLFQLINRCGEQGLIPPINRSMSVPDTGSLWDMHTSASQQPGSEASSWDLTMNSSTQGPILEQLQLERQKLQQERRDAELRAKREEEERKRREEKQRRLEAEQKRREEEELFRRKQCRQQQELIMKLLQQQQQQQGPSGSSVWSNMPKQGKTLLELQQETERQLQKQRGGVQRSGHGGLGLSGGNVSSMAGQWGSDQGAMWGAGGGGGGHEGKNSSMGMWDEALKSQGSGLRNLGLKSSRSSPSLRRKTEEEEKLLKMLQGMRQQDGFTTWSEQMLHALNSNTSTSNLDGMDPHHPSIKRKMRNVKSL
- the LOC131731600 gene encoding GRB10-interacting GYF protein 1-like isoform X1 (The sequence of the model RefSeq protein was modified relative to this genomic sequence to represent the inferred CDS: added 190 bases not found in genome assembly) → MASLELQSLTEERKMAAETLNFGPEWLRALSSGGSVTSPPPSPAMPKYKLAEYRYGREEMLALYVKENKFPEEMQDKEFAAILQEEPLQPLALVPLTEEEQRNFSMSVNSVAVLRLMGKGGAVIPGGVARGRGTTRGGRGRGRGDGSFYQRSIEDGEVGFSRSGREIHRSQSWDDRGERRFEKPIRRDADQRNEEKTALSVVSKIVRVGFEEVAAPGVRKEYTRSDSENWRTLREEQEEEEAVEGGGSSWRLAGVRRDDGGPRSAGWREHVGERRRKFDFDFREHGEERGPRRLRVNSEGFEEDRDGLPEWCMDDEDDEMGTFDSSGAFMSFKKSSKDPIPEEQELEFQGVEEEEEHPEGRKDSREYGSEPERKDSPEKDGQVAAVCVLDSAVNCPAPPSPPTVSVTPGQSSLSPGELETPPPARPDPLDTAPPAAKGIKLPSEECGSLGVVAAQLSPGTSSTLSSSSSPPSSSAAIHFTTGGDNEDEDGMSHLQQEAEKMVASLQENSLEEERFTQTMRESRNTAAALPLSHEAAMKWFYKDPQGEIQGPFTTQEMAEWFQAGYFTMTLLVKRGCDEGFQPLGEVIKMWGRVPFAPGPSPPPLLGNMDQERLKKQQELAAAALYLQQQQQLFQLINRCGEQGLIPPINRSMSVPDTGSLWDMHTSASQQPGSEASSWDLTMNSSTQGPILEQLQLERQKLQQERRDAELRAKREEEERKRREEKQRRLEAEQKRREEEELFRRKQCRQQQELIMKLLQQQQQQQGPSGSSVWSNMPKQGKTLLELQQETERQLQKQRGGVQRSGHGGLGLSGGNVSSMAGQWGSDQGAMWGAGGGGGGHEGKNSSMGMWDEALKSQGSGLRNLGLKSSRSSPSLRRKTEEEEKLLKMLQGMRQQDGFTTWSEQMLHALNSNTSTSNLDGMDPHHPSIKRKMRNVKSL
- the LOC131731600 gene encoding GRB10-interacting GYF protein 1-like isoform X2 (The sequence of the model RefSeq protein was modified relative to this genomic sequence to represent the inferred CDS: added 190 bases not found in genome assembly) is translated as MASLELQSLTEERKMAAETLNFGPEWLRALSSGGSVTSPPPSPAMPKYKLAEYRYGREEMLALYVKENKFPEEMQDKEFAAILQEEPLQPLALVPLTEEEQRNFSMSVNSVAVLRLMGKGGAVIPGGVARGRGTTRGGRGRGRGDGSFYQRSIEDGEVGFSRSGREIHRSQSWDDRGERRFEKPIRRDADQRNEEKTALSVVSKIVRVGFEEVAAPGVRKEYTRSDSENWRTLREEQEEEEAVEGGGSSWRLAGVRRDDGGPRSAGWREHVGERRRKFDFDFREHGEERGPRRLRVNSEGFEEDRDGLPEWCMDDEDDEMGTFDSSGAFMSFKSSKDPIPEEQELEFQGVEEEEEHPEGRKDSREYGSEPERKDSPEKDGQVAAVCVLDSAVNCPAPPSPPTVSVTPGQSSLSPGELETPPPARPDPLDTAPPAAKGIKLPSEECGSLGVVAAQLSPGTSSTLSSSSSPPSSSAAIHFTTGGDNEDEDGMSHLQQEAEKMVASLQENSLEEERFTQTMRESRNTAAALPLSHEAAMKWFYKDPQGEIQGPFTTQEMAEWFQAGYFTMTLLVKRGCDEGFQPLGEVIKMWGRVPFAPGPSPPPLLGNMDQERLKKQQELAAAALYLQQQQQLFQLINRCGEQGLIPPINRSMSVPDTGSLWDMHTSASQQPGSEASSWDLTMNSSTQGPILEQLQLERQKLQQERRDAELRAKREEEERKRREEKQRRLEAEQKRREEEELFRRKQCRQQQELIMKLLQQQQQQQGPSGSSVWSNMPKQGKTLLELQQETERQLQKQRGGVQRSGHGGLGLSGGNVSSMAGQWGSDQGAMWGAGGGGGGHEGKNSSMGMWDEALKSQGSGLRNLGLKSSRSSPSLRRKTEEEEKLLKMLQGMRQQDGFTTWSEQMLHALNSNTSTSNLDGMDPHHPSIKRKMRNVKSL